The sequence below is a genomic window from Alosa alosa isolate M-15738 ecotype Scorff River chromosome 5, AALO_Geno_1.1, whole genome shotgun sequence.
TTCCACACCCTTATTGAGGCATCCCTCCAATTTGGTTGTTAAGTCCGACGTCACTGCaggcccaacagcttttttgtcaAAAAAACGTTTAGACTATAGCGCAGCTAACCGGTTTTTGCAACTTgtaaaccttgtcaccatcaGCTCTGTTTTAGTTAAcagttaaacaaaacaaaatcacttaactttaacagagtaattactgtagctgtGCAGACAGATGATACAATCAAGGGTAACGTCCAGGCTTCCGCAAAAAATAGGATTTATTAGGTTGAGGCAACAAGTGAGTAGTAGGATGACAATTTTCTTAAAGGCTACTCTGAATAGTGGAAAAAATGTTTATTTGACTGTTTTTGGAGAAATAGAAAGCCGTTGGAACCGGAAAGGAATGTGTTGTTCCATTATTTCATATTACAATAGAGTCACATATAAGTAGCGTATTCATTAATGTAATGCTTGTCAGTCCTCTTCGTTGACCCTTTTCGTCTCTCGccatcttctccatctcttcacACTGTTCCActgtatgctctctctctctgttctcctcctgGGCAGGATATTTACGGCGGTCATGCCAATGGTGGCTGCAGGCTTAATAAGTGATGACCCCACACTGCTGCCAATCAGGAGGCTCATCTCATTTGTAAGATCGTTGACCTCTGTTTGACCTCAAAAGACTATTTGTAGTTACTGCCATGAACTGAATTCCATAATTGGCAGGAAACGCTATTATAAAATATGGCATGAAAAGCATGGCTGAGGCTGTTAAAGCTGAAATGTTGTTATGATTATGGTTATTATATGCTTATTACTAATATGTGAACTACTATTTATTCACACATAGTTGTCAGTGTCTGGGATTAGGAGGGCAATTGTCTACATTTTGTAATTTGCTGCAGTTTTTTGGAAAGACTGAAATGTAACACATTCCTTGTTGATGCTCTGTCTGCTTTATGCTTTATTGAAATGGGGATGCATTTTACATTTTGGCCTTGTTAAGTTTGGTTACTGATCATGGCGGTAGTAATGCTTATGTTTgattacacacagcacaccataTGCATGTATAATTGATTCAGCATGTAATCAAAAACATGTTCAGCCATCAAGCCATCTGGCACCACAACATCAGAGATTGTAATATTTCAAATGATTATTAGGTCTAACCATGCCTAAATTCTCTATGTTTTCTGggctaagtataagtatatatacatactactttgatcccgtgagggaagtttggtctctgcatttatcccaatccgtgaattagtgaaacacactcagcacacagtgaacacagagtgaagtgaagcacacactaatcccggcgcagtgagctgcctgctataacagcggtgctcggggagcagtgaggggttaggtgccttgctcaagggcacctcagccgtgcctactggtcggggtttgaaccagcaaccctccggttagtccgaagcactaaccagtaggccacggcaagTTGTGTTATACTAATGATTCAGCTTCACTTTCTAACCCTTAGGTTTAGAGTTATTTCCTGGCACAGGACATCAACTTTACCCATGAACTGTTCTAATGGAGGTGGTGACAGAAGATCTTGACGATGTACAAGACGATGTATGCACATCAAGGAGTTCCCTTTATCCATGCAGATTCAGGATGACCTTTTTTAGACTGTTTTAGGCATGATCACGCCTTCTTTCTATGATCAATGTGCTTTTGTAAGTTTTGCTATGTAACGTTTTTTGAGCTGGCTgattctgtttatttattttattgtttgttttgtttatcttaAATATAATGCAACACTACAGGAGAACATGGGTGCCAATCTGGACAAGTGTACACTAAAGTGTACATGCAGTAAATGTCTATCATCTGCTGAACCCCCCCAACACTACTTTACCAGTTGAGTTGCCAATGGGTGGCCAGGAAATGTGACATACGGGTTATTATGTGTATTAAAGGTATTTTACAAATGTGTTTTTCCCCACCACCATCCACAATGGCGTTGACAGAAAGAGTACATTGGCTAATTAAAAGATTCATGTTCACCCATAGGAGGGACGCTTATGTGGAGAGGACATCCATGATCATTACCACCTAATGATCTGCTAAGGAAGACCTTGAGACCAAAGACACTCTACCTACAGTATACTGTGGTGCTCATAGTGAGTTTGATAAACATGGTTTAAAGTGCCTTATGTAGTATAAGCAGAGGGATTAAAAGCTGTTTGTGCATATTATGTTTGTAGGTTGAGCCTATGTGTGTCTAACTAACAAAAAAGTGATCAATTGTATGCATGGTGATGAAGTGTTGATTTATTGCACTTGATGGTGAACAGATATGGGACTACCTGAGGATCTCCTTCTGACTGCTTCACTTAGATCTATGCATTTTTGTAACAATTCAAATATGGGCCTACTGATCCATGAGCCTTTTGTTTGTATCACCTACACTAGGCCATTAGACCATTTAAGAAGTCAATTGATACATATTTGACAACcaacaaaacaatattttgttttcaattTTCAAATAAAACCTGTTGTGGTCTTTATCCATGGTGTGTTGCATGAAAGCTTTTCTTTACAGGACAATGGAGATCAAATTAAGGGCAACTGGGGGAAAACAGGCAtaggtaggcctacctggtaagCTAGGCATATCAAATGACAAATTCAGAGGTAGGCAACCCTAGGTTCAATatgggacaacacatttgttgttgAGATGAGAGGGTTTGGAGCATCCTGCATCATCAATTTTAATTAAAATTGCACTAACAGTTACACTGTTTCTGTGCCAAAATGTTGTGCCTTACCCATACTTATCACTGGCCTCAAATTCTAACCATCACGTGCCCCTTCTTCGTTTGTTCGCATGGCTTCACCTGTCACTAGGGCAACACTGATAGGCGGGTGTAACACTGATAGGTTAATCGCTAGTTGCTGCCAGACCATTGGCTGCTTCTAATGCCATTCAAGTTGACAGACGGAAGGCCAGTCAAAGTGCAATAAAGAAGAAGGAAGTTCCCAATTAAGTGCCCGACTGCCCGTCACACGGTGCCCGGCTGGCGaaacttttttacttttttctatCTCACTTTCAGTCCCAGCAACGAAACATCAAGGAAATAAACTTGGTAAACTTTATATAACTTTAGGGTACTCACCGTCTACAGTCATGGACGGACTGCGAGACTCCTCTTCGCCTGCTTTGGCTTTCGAAAAGGACGCGTTGCAGCTCACAGTGGAGGATGTTTATGACATTTCTTACGTGATCGGGAGAGATTTGTTAAAAATTAGCAAGGCGGGTGCACATgtttctgacctacaattccgAATTGTCCGTGTTTTGGAGATGTTTGAGGTGTTGGTCAACAAGTACAACCTGTCTTTGGAGGAgttgaaaatggagagagacagccTGAAACGAGAACTGGACCGAGTGGTCGGGGAAAAATCATCTGAACAGGGCTCGGTGAGTAGGCTATTCGGTGAACTTAGGTGAAAATTGAACCTTGACTAGCATAGAGTGACAGTCAGGCGGATGCAGGCTACACAAATGATCTCATAGAATTTTCTCAATTTACTGAAGTTGGAGTCAGAATTTCTCGTGCTTTATTTTAAGGATTCGATTCAGTCCTTAATCTGGCGTTAGTCAAAGTAACAAAGTGACCAGTAGCTGTTGTGTAAATCTGATCCAAGACAGCACACTCATCCACGCCAGGTCAGGGGAGATCCACTGTCAGCGGAATAGCGGGGGATGCTGCACCATATGTGTCATTGGCACTATATGTAGTTGGCAGGCAGCAGAGCGTGTGAACTCAGATTTGTTGTTACAGCATATTGGTAGCTAATTGAATTGAAAGCAGTGGAGTATCAACCAGAGATCTCATCACTGCTCTAGAATAGTTTTCCCATGTGTACAACAGTGTTTTCATTTGATCATTCGGCCCGTTTCATATCTGGGGCATTGAGTGACCTCTGTGTCATAGAATAATTATTCGTCATGCAGGCTTGTTTGTCATGCCATCTCTGACCTATGGTCCATACTGCCCTGTGCGTGGTTCGTCATCTGTTGCTAACGAGAGTGTGTACTTTCTTCTGTAGACACTGGGACCCAACAAGCTGGTGGTGGACCTGAAGGACCCCAACCGCCCTCGCTTCACAATGCAAGAACTTAAAGAGGTGCTGCAGGAGAGGAACCAACTCAAGGCCCAGCTACTTATAGCTCAGGAGGAGTTGCAGCTATACAAgaggtcccacacacacacacacacagaaactataCATTAatttcagatatacacaggagCGGTGTTACCTTGGTAGCGGCCTATCAACAACCAAGtctatttaccatcaaaacaaaGCAATCTTTGTGGGCCAAAATacatcaccaacagagcagACTTCGAGATAATTTTTACTGGGGTTGTCAAACAGGCCCTTTCCTTCATTGGTATTTTGTTGAactaggcccacgacacctccaTAAGGCTCAACAGTGGGGTCTGATGTTCCCCATACAAAATGTAATGCAACATTCTTTATTGTATTACACAAGTAACAGATGCCAAGATATGGGGTTATTTAGCACATTACAAATACACACTTCGGATGTAACCAGTGTACACATTACACAATTTCCTATCTAAATGTAAAACGTGCTGTCTAGCCATTGTAGTTTCAATGAAGTCTGATAAAACCCTCATAATACCAGATTATTTTGTCATCTGTCTCTGAATTGCACTCATCCTGTTTATCCGCAGTGGTCTTCTGTCAGGTCCAGCCCAGCCCACAGAGCTGgccatggtggaggtggagctgGAGTCTGCCCCCAGCACGCCAGCCATCTCCCCtcacatcaccaccatcacagaggaggatgagagcaAAGAAGAGCCCAAAGAGGAATCCAGGGAAGAGAAGACCGCCATCCAAAAACTGTGAGTGTGTCACTTGGTCTGACCagtgagaggatggagagaaaagtTATGGGGAGCTTATAGAGTTGGGTTGTTGGTATTCTGCTGTGAAAGACCTTTTATTCAGAAATGTAGACCCATGTGTGGTTCCATTCATCTTTTTTTGTGTTAGTAGTATGAAATAGCCTAAGGtaaaggagacacacacacacacacacacacacacacacacacacacacacacacacagacacatgcacatgtacacacctctagccagtgtgtgtatctggCATTAAATgcttcattattattattattccaccAGAACCCCACATTTCCAACTTAAAGGTATAACTGCTCTCCATGGATTGTTGGTGATTGAGCTCAGCGGTCAATCAAATACACTCCCTCAATGCTCCTGGAAAACAATGTTGGAAAACAAGCATCTcttgttgattggctggaatagtGTGTTTGCTCGAATTGTGTGAAGTGCTTCgtttcccatttacagagcCAGTATTGTGCACAAACACAGTTCTTTTCAGTCCACAGTATGCAGCCAGCTAGACAGCAGCATGTTGTCATAATACATCACAGCAAACTAGTTAGCCAGTGGCCTTTGAAACGCAAGTCTGTTGGCCATTAGCCACTAAGCTCATTATTTTTACACATTAACTTCATAATACTTCTTTATAGAGTGAGTGTTAAGCGCAATGCTTATGTTCTTTGAACAGCTTATGGTTTCATTTTTAAAGTGACTTAAACTGAGTTAAGTCTATTTGTTGTAGCTGAGTGAGTAGCGCTTAGGCCTCTGATTTTGATTTGGAACCTGTTGTTGTTTTGGGTGTGACTGTTTGGGTATGCATTGCTGgcagagttgtttttttttttttttttcaataagcATGACTGGGCATTTTTGTTATAGTAGAACAGTACTTTACCACCTTGAGCACATCTAGTTCAGTTCAATAAGGTCTGTTGATGTGCCTCCCCAATATGGGTTGTTGTCTTGGTAATCCTGGCAAGGTTCAGCTCACGTCATTGGCCAGACACTCTAATCATGCACTTGTGACTggtactgtgtgcgtgtgtgtgtgtgtgtgtaactggatTCTTCGACAGACATTCCTTTGCAATATAGTGCAGTATAGCGATTTGAATTGGTGGGAGCGATAAAATTGAGTTGTCATTACTGCACATTTCTGTACAGAAGTCTCACACGACATAAATATAGGCTATGTATTTTAGACACGAAGCCATGCCAAGTTTCTCTCCACTGCAGCGGTCATGTTGGTCCTGTACAGTTTGCTTTAACATTGTCTTAACCAGGTAATGAAAAATAGTGTGACCTGTCCACTATGGTGTGGATTgtactgtgttttgtgtgttcgcTGTGTTATGGGATGTGCCATTGTTTCTCTGCTCAGTTGCTAGGGTTCTTGGTCACTTAGGTCCTTCAGCATGTGCTGTATTCACCCAGGCACTTTCTATCCATGACTACTTGTTTGTCTCTTTTCTTACACGCAAGTGTTGAGTTTAACTCCGTGAGGAATTCAGAAGCGAAATTAGATTTTTGCTGTGAGTTGTTTTTAACCCACACTTCAGCATCTCTTCTATTTTAGCTTCACTGACTTCAGACTTAGGCTGATGGTAATTGAAGGACCGTAcaattccattcattcattattaatataacactAATAACAATATAAATTGTCATGAGGGGGATGAGAGGTCGAAAGAAGTAGAAGCAAagtttgtaaatggactgactGTCTGGTACTAATTAGTATATCTTCAAACCAATgttttatttgttcattttaGTCCTATAACACACTGATCTCATGACATCTGATCTCACACGACATCACACACATGAGATGCATTCACAAATAGTACTGTGCATGACgtgttttttttctgcactTCAGAGATTTGTTGTTTTAATCTGGTAGCTGTGGGAATTTTGTTCTGACGTGATTTCTAGAACTCGTTCTTACACCCGCAGGGGGTTCCAAAACATTCCAGATTGAACCAGTCAACCAGTTTCAAAGCACCAAATGTATAGTCATATTGTAGATTATATCAGCTTTAGGGTTAGAGTTGAACAAGTTAATGCCAGCTTGACTTTTGTTGGAAGAAAGCACACCATACTCGGTCAGCTCTTAGACATTCAAAATGCCCATTTAGTTGTTGGAGTTAATGTGTTGTTACTGGTAGCTCCTGAGTTTGAGAATTCTTTGCTTTTCCATTCCTTGTGAGGCATCCTAAACTCTTAAAAGTGACACCCTGGATCTTTAAGGTCAATGCTGTTTCAGAGacacacttttctttctttGCAGGTTTTCATTCCGCCGGAAATAGGAGACCCTTTGATGACCAGCCTCGCAACTAGAGCCCTGACTTAGGTGACCATTTTTTATACACAggttatattttttacatggATGATTGTCAATGATtgaacaattattttttaaattccagTTCGCTCACATGTCAGTGCAGGGTGATGATATACCCATGTAAAATATGTTTGAGATAAGAGACACACAGTGCCTTATGGGTGATTTTCTAAATGCAGTGGAAAAACAATGAGACTTCCACAGTGAAATGTAAAAGTTTGGGCGCCCCTGGTCAATATGTCTGTTGCTGTGAATAGCAAAGCAGGTGAAAGTGATTTCCTAAATGTACAGTACAAGAGGTCAAATTTGTTTTGCTGCTCTCCTTTATTTAAATCATTgacattcatttttcaaaatccagTTTCATTTCTCCCTTAAAATGGTGGATTTTTAGTTTCCTTAAAAGGAGAGCTCAAATCTCTTGGGATGCCCAGACTGTTGTGATACTTTTTTCCTTCTTCcaatggttaaaaaaaaaaaaaaaaaaaacagtttaatgTTCTAATCACTTAACTATTCAAAGTAACAGGAGTACATTTTGACCAGGAGTGCCCAAACCTTTAAATGCCATAAAACTCATAACACACAAATAGACTCCACTGAGTGAGGTCACTTTCCTTAGCAGTATTTATATCAATCTTTAAGAAGAATAATTATGCATAATCCCTAGACTGGGATTATTTTATCATTAATCATAGTTTTAAATGTGTTCTTTACTTGTCTATCAGAGGGATGGGGTAGCTGGCCGAATAGGGCTGAAATTGTTTGTAAATCAGTAACATTCCATTTTGGCATTGAAGTATGGGGTAAAATCAGTGCAAaccatagaccctttcaactgcagaaacaaacatgtgcgttcctaaggcatttccagTAGCACAAAAAATGCTACTGGTAACTTGGGACCAACAAAAAAGTATTAAAGTCGACATTTTGTATAACATTATGCTAAAGTAtctagatagttagatagatgcttgaatttccccttggggatcaataaagtatctgaTCTGCATTGGTTTTGAATGTTTCAACCAGAAaccctctaggaacagattgaaagggtctataggcagTTTGTGGTTTCATTTGGGCAATGTGTTAAAAGTAAATCAATAAAAATAGAATCCAACCAGTATCTAAAGAAACATTATTAGTGAAGCTTCTATACAGTTGTATTTTATTGACAGCAACAAATAGTTACACTGTATTCACTGTGTGATACTATTTACATAAAATAAGAAAATGGTGTTTTTCAAGCTTTAGTAATAGGGTTGTTTAACAGTATGAGAGCTCTGTTTAGCTGTAACATTTCCTATACAATTTGTACAAACCCCTAGTTTTAAGAAAACACTAATGTTTGTGTCATTTGTTGTTAAAAATAAACTTTTAAAAGAGCACTTTCTCATGCCCTCTGTCAGAGATGGGCAATTATTTCATAGAACATCACAACTGAGCTACTGCTGGAGGGGAGGAAAAAAGATTCAAAGATTCTCTTGCTGCAACTCTGCTCATACACTACAAAATATCACTTTTTTCATATAAAAGTCtttagattaaaaaaaagcCAGTATGTACAATTgaacacagcccacacacagacactttaaaaaaaaaaaaaaaaaaaaaagaatgagcaTAAGGAGTCATGTTTTCAATTGACCTAGTAGTAGTCAGTTAGTTCTTTAGAACTACTATATGGCGTGTGGTGACTAGGTTACCTGTAAAGCCATCCACTGCCCATGTAAGTTCTCCCCATCCAGAAGGAACAGTGTGCAACCAACCCACTGTACAATTCAATCATCACTGACAAATTATAAAACTATAAAATCATACCTTTTTGCCTCCAAACAAGGGCTTAAGATAAAGTGTGAATTTGACATTCACTGCTACTATTCACCAGTGTCGTTTGTCCTTTCAACTTCTCTTCCTCCTGAACGGATTGGGTCTTGTTTAGGAACCTACCAGTGAGGAAGCCACCTTGTTTGGGTGAAAGATCAGGAAAAGGCAAGCCAGTTCTTAATTGCCTCCTTGGAGAAGATGTTGATGCACCCAGAGGATTGAGGCAATGTTTAGGTTAAGGGCAGGGTCACTGCTTGAGCCAGGGGTGGGCTGCAATTGCCTCTCGACTGCGGTCCCCGTAATCATACAGCAGCTCCTCTCCTGACCGGATGTCCCGCGATGCCACCAGGATGAGATGTGGGGTGCCTCCGATGCTGTGGAGTTTGGTTTGGCAGTTGCCACTCTTGCTGTGGTTAATCAGGCGACCTAGACGGTCAGTCTCCATCGTAGCATCAACACTGAAGGAAAGGGAAGGCTCTAAGCTGGTGCTCACTATGCAATCACAGTACATACAAATCAGCCACATCATCTGATGCTTTATTTCCACAGGAAGTGTTTTGACATAGCAAATCCACTACTTTATATATAGTTTACTGACAACATAAAGTTTCAAGTTAAAACGAGTCTTGGCACTTGGCTTCACTATTCAGAATAGGTCCTGAAGTGTAACTAACTGCTTTCGATCATAACAATGCATTTAGGAAGTAAACCTTCAGCCAATGGAATTACATTTTAGGTCAAATTAGTACAGTGGATTTGTTGCATAGGTGTGTTAAGAATCTAGAATACCCAAGTTTTCCTTAAATCCATGTGAGAAGGTGTCTATATTTGCAATGTTTTGGCTGACTCACCAATAGGTTTTGCTGAGGAACTGGAAGTAGTACATATAGCACCCAGTGGTGGGGTCCTGTGCGTACatcacctctctcctcttggCCTCCACCATCTCCACAAGGTCTCCATGATACTCAACCACAAACTGACCCTTTCGAAAATCTTTGCAGGCAAACACACCTCGCCCCTTTCCTTCCAGGTGCCTGACCTAAGAGGGGAGAGGACTCCACTAGtacaaaaaaacactgaatCTTCACCAGCCATTAATGCTTGTAACTCTTAGTCACGCCCAAAAAAAATGTGAGTGTTTCATGCCTTACCTCCAGTCCTTCCTCCACATTGTTCTTTATCAGTTCTTCTATGTGCTGCTGTTCTTCACTCTGATGATAGAAAGCACAAACCTGCACTCAGCTTATGGTACACTTGCAACTAACACCTGTGCACTGATGGTCTGTGCACCTTGtgtagttcttttttttttttttacaaaaacaagTTAAGCTAGCAAAATATCACCCCCAAACATACCTTTAGCTCAGTCTTGCTCTTCCTGGAACTCCTCCTGATGGGGTAATAGTCTGTGACCTTTGTGTTCCGCTGGGAATCACTTCTCTCTGG
It includes:
- the rilpl2 gene encoding RILP-like protein 2; translation: MDGLRDSSSPALAFEKDALQLTVEDVYDISYVIGRDLLKISKAGAHVSDLQFRIVRVLEMFEVLVNKYNLSLEELKMERDSLKRELDRVVGEKSSEQGSTLGPNKLVVDLKDPNRPRFTMQELKEVLQERNQLKAQLLIAQEELQLYKSGLLSGPAQPTELAMVEVELESAPSTPAISPHITTITEEDESKEEPKEESREEKTAIQKLFSFRRK
- the kmt5ab gene encoding lysine methyltransferase 5Ab; its protein translation is MARGKKKQLAVSKPEDTRKVVKGTKENKPETNETPVCHGQTTMHSFLSPKKTRSPLRQSPLTLLHEENSTSASIAPKDGVKQGEARQNLSHPNTTVTLEATSFPVADEDKSPDAPSLPTQKNKSNITRTNMKKPERSDSQRNTKVTDYYPIRRSSRKSKTELKSEEQQHIEELIKNNVEEGLEVRHLEGKGRGVFACKDFRKGQFVVEYHGDLVEMVEAKRREVMYAQDPTTGCYMYYFQFLSKTYCVDATMETDRLGRLINHSKSGNCQTKLHSIGGTPHLILVASRDIRSGEELLYDYGDRSREAIAAHPWLKQ